In a single window of the Micromonospora inositola genome:
- a CDS encoding LLM class oxidoreductase: MPIAWATDEEQAVRAARETSRWAITGWKVMSELPNPVNFDAATSWVEDHHVRQQFSVGPDPEVHVAKARAYVEAGYDHIVMQNAGPDPDGFLDFFAGDLNARLRALG; encoded by the coding sequence GTGCCGATCGCCTGGGCGACCGACGAGGAGCAGGCGGTCCGCGCGGCCCGGGAGACCAGCCGCTGGGCGATCACCGGGTGGAAGGTGATGAGCGAGCTGCCCAACCCGGTCAACTTCGACGCGGCCACCTCCTGGGTGGAGGACCACCACGTCCGCCAGCAGTTCTCGGTCGGCCCGGACCCGGAGGTCCACGTCGCCAAGGCGCGCGCCTACGTCGAGGCGGGCTACGACCACATCGTCATGCAGAACGCCGGCCCCGACCCGGACGGCTTTCTCGACTTCTTCGCCGGCGACCTCAACGCCCGGCTGCGCGCGCTCGGTTGA
- a CDS encoding low temperature requirement protein A, with product MPFASPEQPAKRDRPPVRDPESPRRVTLLELFFDLVYVVALALVSRGMVVDLNWERALQALLILMALWWTWAITTLVTDMYDPERTEIKLLIAAVMFGALLMTTAIPEAFASRGLVFAATYVAIHLGRGLFLIPTVRHHRQTQRRAARIFTWFAVSAVPWIAGGFVHGHAREALWALALALDYVGFRLMYPVPGLGVVPEAQRNVTAEHLSERYQQFFIIALGDAILTTGTMFSIYHSEAESIGAFTVAFVTTLLLWRIYVHKSGELLPHAISSSKQPSRFLNTAPYTHLLIVAGVVTTAAGFDLVLHEPTGHTPPAWVAVILGGPALFLVGRSFFEYEVFSRVSLSRPGGLLALLTIAPFVLFLPPLVAATGAMLVLAGVAIADYRRSRGRPPESPHPPH from the coding sequence GTGCCCTTCGCCTCGCCGGAGCAGCCCGCGAAGCGGGACCGGCCTCCGGTGCGCGACCCGGAGTCACCCCGCCGGGTGACCCTGCTGGAGCTCTTCTTCGACCTGGTCTACGTGGTCGCGCTGGCGCTCGTCTCGCGCGGCATGGTCGTCGATCTCAACTGGGAACGCGCCCTGCAGGCCCTGCTCATCCTGATGGCGCTCTGGTGGACCTGGGCGATCACCACGCTGGTCACCGACATGTACGACCCCGAGCGCACCGAGATCAAGCTGTTGATCGCGGCGGTGATGTTCGGGGCGCTGCTGATGACCACCGCCATCCCGGAGGCGTTCGCCAGCCGAGGGCTGGTCTTCGCCGCGACGTACGTGGCGATCCATCTCGGTCGTGGCCTGTTCCTGATCCCGACGGTCCGGCACCACCGGCAGACCCAGCGCCGGGCGGCCCGGATCTTCACCTGGTTCGCAGTCTCCGCCGTGCCGTGGATCGCGGGTGGGTTCGTCCACGGCCACGCCCGGGAGGCGCTGTGGGCGCTGGCGCTCGCCCTCGACTACGTCGGCTTCCGGCTCATGTACCCGGTGCCTGGCCTCGGCGTGGTGCCGGAGGCCCAGCGCAACGTCACGGCTGAACATCTGTCCGAGCGGTACCAGCAGTTCTTCATCATCGCGCTGGGCGACGCCATCCTGACCACCGGCACGATGTTCAGCATCTACCACTCAGAGGCGGAGAGCATCGGCGCCTTCACGGTCGCCTTCGTCACGACCCTGCTGCTGTGGCGGATCTACGTGCACAAGTCCGGGGAGCTGCTGCCGCACGCCATCTCCAGCTCGAAGCAGCCGAGCCGGTTCCTGAACACCGCCCCGTACACCCACCTGCTGATCGTGGCCGGGGTGGTGACCACCGCGGCCGGTTTCGACCTGGTGCTGCACGAGCCGACCGGGCACACGCCGCCGGCCTGGGTGGCGGTGATCCTGGGCGGGCCGGCGCTCTTCCTGGTCGGCCGGTCCTTCTTCGAGTACGAGGTGTTCAGCCGGGTTTCGCTGTCCCGCCCCGGCGGGCTGCTGGCGCTGCTCACCATCGCCCCGTTCGTGCTCTTCCTGCCCCCGTTGGTCGCCGCGACCGGGGCCATGCTGGTGCTCGCCGGGGTGGCGATCGCCGACTACCGGCGCAGCCGGGGCCGGCCGCCGGAGAGCCCGCACCCGCCGCACTGA
- a CDS encoding aminoglycoside phosphotransferase family protein — MTPQDDTPPPRVPPIDVALVRRLVATQFPRWVDLPVRPVAVGGWDNRTFHLGDAMTVRLPSAAGYVPQVDKEHRWLPVLAPRLPLAVPTPLARGEPGEGYPFPWSVHRWIDGETARADRIADLTAFARTLAGFLAALHRPEPAGGPPAGAHSCFRGASLTTYDAETRRAVEALGDRIPVGTVTEIWATALRSTWSGAQVWFHGDVAWGNLLVREGRLAAVIDFGCCGMGDPACDLAVAWTLLSGASRSAFRAALDVDGGTWARGRGWVLWKALIMLDNPDPVRAPEARHMLDAVLTEYAESVAR; from the coding sequence ATGACGCCGCAGGATGACACCCCGCCACCCCGGGTCCCGCCGATCGACGTGGCGCTGGTGCGCCGGCTGGTCGCCACGCAGTTCCCGCGTTGGGTCGACCTTCCGGTCCGACCGGTCGCGGTCGGTGGCTGGGACAACCGCACCTTCCACCTGGGCGACGCGATGACCGTGCGGCTGCCCAGCGCCGCGGGGTACGTGCCGCAGGTCGACAAGGAGCACCGCTGGCTGCCGGTCCTCGCGCCGCGGCTGCCGCTGGCCGTGCCGACGCCGCTGGCCCGGGGTGAGCCCGGCGAGGGCTATCCGTTCCCCTGGTCGGTCCACCGGTGGATCGACGGGGAGACCGCGCGCGCCGACCGGATCGCTGACCTGACCGCCTTCGCCCGCACGCTCGCCGGCTTCCTGGCCGCCCTGCACCGGCCCGAGCCCGCGGGCGGCCCGCCGGCCGGGGCGCACAGCTGCTTCCGGGGTGCGTCGCTGACGACGTACGACGCGGAGACCCGGCGGGCGGTCGAGGCGCTCGGCGACCGGATCCCGGTCGGTACGGTCACGGAGATCTGGGCGACGGCCCTGCGCTCCACCTGGTCCGGTGCGCAGGTCTGGTTCCACGGTGACGTCGCGTGGGGCAACCTGCTGGTGCGGGAGGGCCGGCTGGCGGCCGTCATCGACTTCGGCTGCTGCGGGATGGGCGACCCGGCCTGCGACCTGGCGGTCGCCTGGACGCTGCTGTCCGGCGCGAGCCGGTCGGCGTTCCGCGCCGCGCTCGACGTCGACGGCGGGACGTGGGCACGGGGGCGGGGCTGGGTGCTGTGGAAGGCCCTGATCATGCTCGACAACCCGGACCCGGTGCGCGCGCCGGAGGCCCGCCACATGCTCGACGCGGTGCTCACCGAGTACGCGGAGTCCGTCGCCCGGTGA